The proteins below come from a single Chloroflexota bacterium genomic window:
- the msrP gene encoding protein-methionine-sulfoxide reductase catalytic subunit MsrP, whose product MTEIKSSEITPQHIYRDRRKFMKTTGTLALGAMVLAACGRGDSPETGIVSPAGGSAADSAAATPGVAQLNGEVAGEATSFEAITNFNNFYEFTTDKEKVARLAEGYPNRPWAVEVGGLVRNPKTYDIEELLKTYDQEERIYRMRCVEGWSMVIPWLGFSLAKLLKDVQPTSDAKYVRFETVNDPERMPGMRSPWYEWPYVEGLRLDEAMNDLALLSTGLYGEELLPQSGAPVRLVVPWKYGFKSIKSIVKIDLVAEQPTSLWMAAAPNEYGFYANVNPDVPHPRWSQRTERRIGETKRRATLPFNGYADQVAHLYDGMDLSVYY is encoded by the coding sequence ATGACCGAAATCAAAAGTTCAGAGATTACCCCCCAACATATTTATCGGGATCGACGCAAGTTCATGAAGACAACTGGCACCCTGGCGCTGGGCGCAATGGTGCTGGCTGCCTGCGGACGAGGCGATTCTCCCGAGACCGGGATTGTTTCGCCGGCCGGTGGTTCGGCGGCCGATTCCGCGGCAGCGACACCCGGCGTTGCCCAACTCAATGGCGAAGTTGCCGGCGAAGCAACTTCGTTTGAGGCCATTACCAACTTCAATAACTTCTACGAGTTCACAACCGACAAGGAGAAAGTCGCCAGGCTGGCGGAAGGCTATCCCAATCGCCCCTGGGCCGTCGAGGTAGGCGGCCTGGTGCGCAATCCAAAGACCTATGATATCGAGGAGTTGCTCAAAACCTACGACCAGGAGGAACGGATCTACCGGATGCGCTGCGTTGAGGGCTGGTCCATGGTGATTCCCTGGCTCGGTTTTTCGCTGGCGAAACTGCTGAAAGATGTGCAGCCCACCTCTGACGCCAAATATGTACGCTTTGAAACGGTAAACGATCCCGAGCGTATGCCAGGCATGCGCAGCCCGTGGTACGAGTGGCCCTATGTGGAAGGCTTGCGATTGGACGAGGCCATGAATGACCTGGCGCTTCTGTCGACAGGGCTGTACGGCGAGGAATTATTGCCCCAGAGCGGCGCACCTGTTCGACTGGTGGTGCCCTGGAAGTACGGTTTCAAGAGTATCAAGTCTATCGTCAAGATCGATTTGGTTGCCGAGCAGCCCACGTCGCTCTGGATGGCGGCCGCGCCCAATGAGTATGGTTTCTATGCCAACGTCAACCCTGATGTGCCGCACCCACGGTGGTCGCAGCGCACGGAGCGGCGCATCGGCGAGACTAAGCGTCGGGCCACGTTGCCCTTCAATGGCTACGCCGATC
- a CDS encoding sugar ABC transporter permease: MGQATTTEVHATGVTATRKKRWNRTKSTAEAYLYLAPTLIALAVFVFIPVFSSFRLSLHRVAPFGGREIFIGLEHYSRLLTDPDYWNSVKVTFLFMLGVVPVGLFLAVLLAVALSYPLRHLSGLHRLLIFVPVVISSAVAGVLFKWLYHPVVGYINYWLSLIGIQGPNWLADKDWALIAIILATIWKEFGFNVIIALAGVQAIDDTLYDAAKVDGANFWQRLFQITIPLLTPTLFFLLIINIIHTFEAFGQIHVLTEGGPGQATNTMVYSIFYDAFVGTPQRGIASAQAYLLALMVIAMSFAQFFGLERKVHYQ, translated from the coding sequence ATGGGCCAGGCGACTACCACAGAGGTTCATGCCACTGGCGTGACCGCAACCCGCAAGAAGCGTTGGAACAGGACAAAATCCACAGCGGAGGCATACCTGTATCTTGCGCCAACACTGATCGCCCTGGCTGTATTTGTCTTCATTCCTGTCTTTTCCTCGTTCCGTCTCAGCTTGCATCGTGTCGCGCCCTTTGGTGGAAGAGAGATATTCATTGGTCTGGAGCACTACTCACGGCTGTTGACCGATCCAGACTATTGGAACAGTGTCAAGGTCACCTTCCTGTTCATGTTGGGCGTCGTGCCTGTCGGGTTGTTTCTGGCCGTTCTGCTGGCGGTGGCTCTCTCCTATCCGCTTCGCCATCTTTCGGGCTTGCACCGGCTACTCATCTTTGTGCCCGTCGTGATCAGCAGCGCAGTGGCAGGCGTACTCTTCAAATGGCTCTACCATCCCGTGGTTGGCTATATCAACTATTGGCTCAGCCTGATCGGCATCCAAGGACCAAATTGGTTGGCCGACAAGGATTGGGCACTGATCGCCATCATTCTGGCCACGATCTGGAAGGAGTTTGGCTTTAACGTCATCATCGCGCTTGCGGGCGTGCAGGCCATCGACGATACCTTGTACGACGCAGCCAAGGTAGATGGTGCCAACTTCTGGCAGCGCCTGTTCCAGATTACGATACCGCTGCTTACGCCCACGCTCTTCTTCCTGCTGATTATCAACATCATCCACACCTTCGAGGCCTTCGGCCAAATCCACGTCCTGACCGAAGGGGGCCCCGGTCAGGCAACCAACACCATGGTCTATTCCATTTTCTATGATGCGTTTGTGGGTACACCCCAGCGCGGTATTGCCTCGGCACAAGCCTATCTGTTGGCACTCATGGTTATCGCCATGTCATTCGCCCAGTTCTTCGGGCTTGAACGAAAGGTGCACTATCAATGA
- a CDS encoding carbohydrate ABC transporter permease produces MSSTNTSPSPRGRRRLDMGELAMQIFLFSVGLAISLPIIIAAFTSFKAPQEVITYPPKFFPSEWTLRNYEVAFSAVPFARFLLNSFIQSSLITVGQVLFSVLAAFALATLDFPGREAIFFIIIGSLMIPFELTFIPNFQFVTGLGWANAYSGLTIPFLASAFGVFLLRQFFLSIPRDLHDASLIDGASNWRYLWTIVVPLSKGAIGAFAIFAFLSAWNQYLWPLVITDTVEMRTIQIGIRFFMTNIERGADWGAVMAGSIIALLPTLAAFLVAQKQLVKGIAMTGLKG; encoded by the coding sequence ATGAGCTCCACCAACACTTCCCCGTCACCTCGCGGGAGACGCCGTCTGGATATGGGTGAACTGGCCATGCAGATTTTCCTTTTCAGCGTGGGGTTAGCTATTTCCCTTCCCATTATCATTGCGGCGTTTACCAGCTTCAAAGCGCCACAGGAGGTAATCACCTACCCACCGAAGTTCTTTCCTTCGGAGTGGACGCTAAGGAACTACGAGGTGGCTTTCAGCGCCGTTCCCTTCGCCCGTTTTCTGCTGAATAGCTTTATCCAAAGTTCGTTGATAACCGTGGGACAGGTCCTCTTCAGCGTTCTTGCTGCCTTCGCCCTGGCCACTCTGGATTTCCCGGGTCGCGAGGCCATCTTCTTCATTATCATCGGCAGCCTGATGATCCCTTTCGAGCTGACCTTTATTCCCAACTTCCAGTTCGTGACCGGGCTGGGTTGGGCCAACGCCTATTCGGGGTTGACAATCCCGTTCCTGGCCAGTGCATTTGGTGTATTCCTGCTGCGCCAGTTTTTCCTCAGTATCCCGCGAGACCTGCACGATGCCTCGCTGATCGATGGCGCCAGCAATTGGCGCTACCTGTGGACTATCGTCGTCCCCCTGAGCAAGGGTGCCATCGGCGCTTTTGCTATCTTCGCTTTTTTGAGCGCCTGGAATCAGTATCTTTGGCCCCTGGTCATCACTGATACCGTCGAAATGCGCACGATCCAGATCGGTATCCGCTTCTTCATGACCAACATCGAGCGGGGTGCCGATTGGGGTGCTGTGATGGCCGGCTCAATCATTGCATTGCTGCCGACCCTGGCGGCTTTTTTGGTTGCCCAAAAGCAATTGGTCAAGGGCATCGCCATGACCGGTTTGAAGGGCTAA
- a CDS encoding ABC transporter substrate-binding protein, which produces MNRIYTLTALLVLLALLVTACAAPAAPVPVPEKPATEEEAAAEPATEEEAAEPAGEAIALNFWHAMGGNLGETVNELTERFNNSQDEIVVTATYQGSYDDTYNALLAAFETGGEPNITQNFDLASQTMFDTGRLIPAWQLGEAEGYDFDIFVPAVRDYYSDENGMVAMAFNSSTPLLYYNADMFEAAGVEMPEGSMAFSEFKALCDDLMAAEVAPYCFTFGQVGWYFEQILANSGGLYFNEDNGRTGRPTEVMFNEGQGVEVFTFLTDLINEGYAPNLGKTWTDTDSTFTTQQAAIQIDSTSDVSIITNSEHEVGTAFIPHSDSSDRNGVIIGGAALWLIDADDAAANDAAWQFMKFMAEPEQQVTWHTNSGYFPVRTDVADNEEVQAFWAENPNFVTAIDQLATTPTTLEDGSPNYAVLGGRAGPFPAIRQIIVESYSRVLDDGLSPQEALDEAAKKANEELANYNQFFE; this is translated from the coding sequence ATGAACCGTATCTACACACTGACCGCCTTGCTTGTCCTGCTGGCGCTGCTGGTTACCGCCTGCGCTGCGCCAGCTGCGCCGGTTCCTGTCCCTGAAAAGCCCGCTACCGAAGAAGAAGCGGCTGCAGAGCCCGCTACCGAAGAAGAAGCGGCAGAGCCCGCCGGAGAGGCTATCGCCCTGAATTTCTGGCATGCCATGGGTGGCAATCTGGGAGAAACGGTCAACGAACTGACCGAGCGCTTCAACAACAGCCAGGACGAAATCGTCGTTACCGCCACATACCAGGGTAGCTACGACGACACCTACAACGCCTTGCTGGCTGCCTTCGAGACCGGCGGCGAGCCCAACATTACCCAAAACTTCGACCTGGCTTCCCAGACCATGTTCGACACCGGTCGTCTGATTCCTGCCTGGCAGCTGGGCGAGGCCGAGGGCTACGACTTCGACATCTTCGTGCCGGCCGTCCGTGACTACTACTCCGACGAGAACGGCATGGTCGCCATGGCCTTCAACAGCAGCACACCGCTGCTCTACTACAACGCCGACATGTTCGAGGCCGCCGGGGTAGAGATGCCCGAGGGCAGCATGGCCTTTAGCGAGTTCAAGGCCCTGTGCGACGACCTGATGGCGGCCGAGGTGGCCCCCTATTGCTTCACCTTTGGTCAGGTGGGCTGGTATTTCGAGCAGATCCTGGCCAACAGTGGTGGGCTCTACTTCAACGAGGACAACGGCCGGACCGGCCGGCCCACCGAGGTCATGTTCAACGAGGGCCAGGGCGTCGAGGTCTTCACCTTCTTGACCGACCTGATCAACGAGGGATATGCCCCCAATCTGGGCAAGACCTGGACCGATACCGACAGCACGTTCACAACCCAGCAAGCCGCTATCCAGATCGACTCCACGTCCGATGTGTCGATCATCACAAACAGCGAGCACGAGGTAGGCACCGCCTTTATTCCCCACAGCGACAGCAGCGACCGTAACGGCGTCATCATCGGTGGCGCAGCCCTGTGGCTGATAGACGCGGATGACGCTGCGGCGAACGACGCGGCCTGGCAGTTCATGAAGTTCATGGCCGAGCCGGAGCAGCAGGTCACCTGGCATACCAACTCCGGCTACTTCCCGGTGCGCACTGACGTGGCGGACAACGAGGAAGTACAGGCATTCTGGGCCGAGAATCCCAACTTTGTCACCGCTATCGATCAGCTTGCCACCACACCGACGACTTTGGAGGATGGTTCACCCAACTATGCGGTGCTGGGCGGCCGCGCCGGCCCCTTCCCCGCCATTCGCCAGATCATCGTTGAATCCTATAGTCGCGTTCTGGATGATGGCCTGAGCCCTCAGGAAGCCCTGGACGAGGCGGCCAAGAAGGCCAACGAGGAACTGGCCAACTACAACCAATTCTTCGAATAG
- a CDS encoding glycerophosphodiester phosphodiesterase family protein has product MKIVSILLLTMLLAVACEAPMVTDSTGHQTPVPTGQSISLPDGFDIQGHRGARGLKPENTLPAFETALDLGVTTLELDLHYTADGVVVVWHDPDLPGSKCVADENGPEIGSRISNLPFEQLQRFQCDRNPDSSDFPEQNNEPTALAGDNYQVVSLEQLFAFVDDYTNNPEKTADQRQNAAHVQFNIETKRKADDPGAIGDDFDGVNPGSFERAIVELIEKHGLLQRVIMQSFDHRSLWAVRQLNPDIRLAALTSRGRPDPALYAQQGATIWSPRYRDLTSSLLETAHEAGLLVNPWTVNDPAEMQRLIELGVDGLITDRPDLLLSGPSNQ; this is encoded by the coding sequence ATGAAAATTGTATCGATATTGCTGCTCACCATGTTGTTGGCAGTTGCCTGTGAGGCCCCTATGGTGACAGATTCGACAGGCCATCAAACCCCGGTTCCCACTGGCCAGAGCATCAGCCTGCCCGATGGTTTTGACATCCAGGGTCATCGCGGCGCGCGCGGCCTCAAGCCCGAAAACACCTTGCCCGCCTTCGAGACAGCCCTGGATCTGGGTGTCACCACGCTGGAGCTTGATCTCCATTACACCGCCGATGGTGTTGTTGTGGTGTGGCACGACCCGGACCTGCCGGGCAGCAAGTGCGTTGCGGACGAGAACGGACCAGAGATCGGCTCCCGGATCAGCAACCTGCCCTTCGAGCAACTGCAGAGGTTTCAATGCGACCGAAACCCGGACAGCAGCGACTTCCCCGAGCAGAATAACGAGCCCACTGCCCTGGCTGGAGACAATTACCAGGTGGTTAGCCTCGAACAGCTCTTCGCCTTCGTGGATGACTACACTAACAACCCTGAAAAGACCGCTGATCAGCGCCAGAACGCGGCGCACGTCCAATTCAATATCGAGACAAAGCGAAAAGCGGATGATCCCGGCGCCATTGGCGACGATTTCGACGGCGTCAATCCCGGTTCGTTCGAGCGGGCCATCGTCGAGCTGATCGAAAAGCATGGCCTGCTCCAACGGGTAATCATGCAAAGTTTCGACCATCGCTCTCTATGGGCGGTGCGTCAGTTGAATCCCGATATCCGCCTGGCCGCGCTGACCAGTCGCGGCCGACCCGATCCAGCCTTGTATGCGCAGCAAGGCGCAACTATCTGGTCGCCCCGCTATCGGGATTTGACCTCCAGTCTGTTGGAAACAGCCCACGAGGCCGGACTGCTTGTCAACCCATGGACGGTCAACGATCCGGCCGAGATGCAACGGCTTATTGAATTGGGCGTTGACGGATTGATCACTGACAGGCCCGATTTGCTTCTTTCGGGGCCCAGTAATCAGTGA